AGATGATGTCAAAGAACAGCAGCACACACTGATCTCCTTCAAATCAAACCACTAACCTTTTACACAAGGAAGCTTGATGACTACTTAGATTTGTGGATTTGGATGTTTCAGAAAAGACATGCAGGGAAGGTAAACAAACAGCACTAGGGAAAAGAGGTTAATCAATTTATGGGACATCATAATAACTCTACTCCCAAACCAGTCTATGGTAATctggttctacctgtcatttcCTGGTCAGGCATGTGcctcctgtgagtgtgtgtgtagaaatacatgtgtgtgtgtggaacatggTATACACGTCTGAATCATACCAGTACATATAAAAGTGTCTTCTGTATAAATGTGCATGTGTATGCAGGCCTAATTAGGCAATTGCTCTAGTGAGGATAATCACATCCTACTTCAATGTATCTTTAAGAGTCCCTGTCTAGCGATGTGTGACACTACAGCCACTCTGCAGCCGTGTTGCGTTCAAACGACAGATTTACAGAAAAATGATGACAGTAATAGCCAATGAAACAGCATTTAACGATGCTACAGGAGAGATTTCACTAGGAAGCTCTGCCATCTGGGTTGGCAGCCCAGCATCAGTACTGATGCCACAGAGAAAGCAGATAGACTGTTAGCCGTGGCTAAGCATCTCTGGCCCCTGACTGGCACAGGGCAGGATGGAAGCACAGGGAGGTCTGCTGTGCTCTCTGATAGATTTGGTGGAGTGATGCTAATATGTGCTTATGTAATATCACTGCTACTTGTCGCAGAGAAGACTTTATCTGAGACCCTGCTGTTTTGAACATGGCATAGTGCAACGTTCATCCCATTTGACTTAAAAGTGGGCACTGAATAACAATGGCTATACACACAGCTTAACATGTAAGCCGGTTACACCATTGGTGAAAGCATCAATGCGATTATAtgagtgagtgtatatagtgtgttacTGGTTGACAGTGTATGGAATCCCTATCTCACCAGCAGCTTTGGTGGggaatctctcctccctctcctcatgaCAGGGGTAGTCGTCGTACTCCTCCCCCTCAAAGGGGTCTTCCAAGGGGGGGTAGACACCCAGGTTCTGCATGTGTGCCTCAGCCATCTTCTGGACGGCTGgacgcacacatacacatgatacacaggaacacacacagggACAAAGGGAGAGACGGATAGGTTGTTTTGGGTTTACCAGGCTTCAACACTGTCAACGTTACCATGCGTCATACGGGCTTTCAGATgcatgccagacagacagataagCAGCCAGCCAATCACCCAgcaagacagacatacagacaaatAGCCAGCACGTTCATGTTTTATAGTTTGTAATGGACTGGTATAATACATTTGTgtcctatatatacacacacgtcttTACTCTTTCCTGCATTTGTTTTTATCCGTTAATTTCTCCTGTCTGGTCCTCTGTTCTTTTGCTCTCTAAAAAATGCTGACTCACCCTGCTCTCTCATAATCCCTCTCTGTCTAGGTCACCTTGGCgtgcatctgtctgtctgtctctctctctctctctctcagctaatGAAGAATCGAATACTGATACAGGAACACAGACTGGGTTATTATAATAACACTCTACACGCATATAGTAATCCCCCTTTAATTCTTTAATTAACATCTACTGACAAGTCTCCAAACAGATTTTTTTCTGGTCTTACTTACACATGCTCTATGTTTATGGCTCTGCGTGAAACAACAAGTATGAAGCAACATTTacaactgtgtctgtgtgtgtctgtgtgtgtgtgtttgtctgtctatctGCTGTATATGCTCCTTTGGTAATCCTGGATGATCCAGAGCTGCACAGACTCACACTCAGTGACTCACAGCCGTCTTTctctcatatacatatatatatacatatacatatatatatatatatatatatatatatatatataagcaaaACATGTGTCTATATTTCCATAGAAGAAATCCCTCTTgcacatacagtatctcacaaaagtgagtacacccctcacatttttgtaaatatttgagtatatcttttcatgtgacaacactgaagaaatgacactttgctacaatgtaaagtagtgagtgtacagcttgtataacaatgtaaatttgctgtcccctcaaaataacacaacacacagccattcatgtctaaaccgctggcaacaaaagtgaatacacccctaagtgaaaatatccaaattgggcccaaagtgtcaatattttgtgtggccaccatcattttccagcactgccttaaccctcttgggcatggagttcaccagagcttcacaggttgccactggagtcctcttccactcctccatgacgacatcacggagctggtggatgtgagagaccttgcactcctccaccttccgtttgaggatgccccacagatgctcaatagggtttaggtctggagacatgcttggccagtccatcacctttaccctcagcttctttatcaaggcagtggtcgtcttggacgtgtgtttggggtcgttatcatgttggaatactgccctgcggcccagtctccgaagggaggtGATCATGCTCtccttcagtatgtcacagtacatgttggcattcatggttccctcaatgaactgtagctccccagtgccggcagcactcatgcagccccagaccatgacactcccaccaccatgcttgactgtaggcaagacacacttgtctttgtactcctcacctggttgccgccaaACACGCTTGAtaccatctgaaccaaataagtttatcttggtctcatcagaccactgGACAgggttccagtaatccatgtccttagtctgtttgtcttcagcaaactgtttgcgggctttcttgtgcatcatctttagaagaggcttccttctgggacgacagccatgcagaccaatttgatgaAGTGTGCGGcatatggtctgagcactgacaggctgaccccccaccccttcaacctctgcagcaatgctggcagcactcacacgtctatttcccaaagacaacctctggatatgacgctgagcacgtgcactcaacttctttggttgactgtggcgaggcctgttctgagtggaacctgtcctgttaaaccgctgtatggtcttggccaccgtgctgcagctcagtttcagggtcttggcaatcttcttatagtccaggccatctttatgtagagcaacaattatttttttcagatcctcagagagttctttgccatgaggtgccatgttgaacttccagtgaccagtcagtatgggggagtgtgagagcgaggacaccaaatttaacacacctgctccccattcacacctgagaccttgtaacactaacgagtcacatgacaccggggagggaaaatggctaattgggcccaatttggatattttcacttaggggtgtactcacttttgttgccagcggtttagacattaatggctgtgtgttgtgttattttgaggggacagcaaatttacactgttacacaagctgtacactcactactttacattgtagcaaagtgtcatttcttcagtgttgtcacatgaaaagatatactcaaatatttacaataatgtgaggggtgtactcacttttgtgagatactgtatatacagtgtagtaCCTactctacagtatagtacagtatatacagtatagtacctaCTCTACTCAACTGATTGACTTGACTTGACTTGTATTAATTTGTCACGTGCATCTTACCCCACTGCCCCCATTTCACTAATAATATAAGCAGGAGGCAACAGAACAGTAAAGCAAGGTAAACACAGTATCAACACAGGGATAATTCACCATACAGAGGACATGTATACACTACTTACTCAGTCAGCTATACTCTTACCTTTCAGGGATGGTGGTTGATACACATTTGGGTTGACTCGCTTGGGCTTGAGTACCCCATTCTCTCCTACAATCCACTGTGGAAGGAAGAACAAGTTGAATGTAGTCTACAATTTTGAAATAACGCAACCATTCACATGACTATAGGGTGACATGCAGTTATCCTCTGAGGCACTAGGGGCGCTCTGTTACCTGATGGGTGGACTGATCATCCTCAGGAGAACACTGGTCTGCCACTCTGAACAGTGTTGCAGGTGTAGGCCGCCGGCGCCGGATCtagacacacacgagagagaagaagagaatctGGTATTTGTTTTTTTGGGTGTAAGCTATCTCATCAGCGCTTGTAATGTGTCCAGTTCTCCTAATTTGACTCCAGGCAAGGAGTCAAGTCTGAGTACTGTCGGGGCAGGCcagggggtcagaggttaggggtcaaCAAGAGGTCATCAGAACAGAGCACATCCAATTATGTCACATAGGTCCCTTTCCTGCAGTCGAATGACCAAAgtgccctctagtggcctcatgggtgcaATGTTATtagtatttttcataatttcatttaaaaaaaaaaaatccacagaaaatcctgtgtttctatgtcaaatggttttgttatgtttcagtcttctgtgatgtttgTAAAGTGTAATGTTAGGATGCAAACTCACatttaaactatatatatatatatatatatatatatatatatatatatatatatatatatagtttaaatgtgagtttatctatctatctatagatatctatctatctatctatagatatctatatatatatatatagaaactctctgtgtgaccctgatttagcccaattAACAGAGCAACCCCCCGGGAGAAATCAGTATCACTCTGAACTCTACGTTAGTCATTACATACATTGTACTTAGTACATGGTTGATATATACATTATATGGTACAAACATAGTTTACCAATCAATATACATGTGCCTGTGGGTATTCACTGCAGAACAGTAGTTTGATGCAAAACTATGTCACTCAAGCAAACAAGTCTGTGAGCATAAATTCATGTTTGCATATCTGCAAACAAAAACATGTAGAAACAAAAACATGcgactaattgataaaaaatgtTTCCAGTGAGGGCCCTATAGTAGGTATtactgccctcctctctccccctctttcccctcctctctccagccTCTCTAGACCAGTGGCAGGCAGACTGGAGCTCACTCCCTTTAGGCTTCCtggggcggaaggtagcctagtggttagagcgttgggccagcaacctttcgattgctggttcaaatctctgagctgacaaggtaaaactctgttgttctgcccctgaacaaggcagttaaaccaccattcccagtaggctgtcattgtaaataataatctttcttaactgacttccctagttaaataaagataaaattacTATATGCCCAGTGAGGAGACTTGTCATGAACTTCTCTGTTTGACTTTCCAGGCTTCCATCCTTATAGTAGTGCACTGTTCATCTGACTTGAATGCATGTATCCAAAACAACTTACCACAGCAAGTTTGCAAACTGTTTTCTGCTTGATCTATTTAGACTGTGGGAGACTGTGTTTGCGAGTCAATGCACTGTGAGTGTTGTTGCCAAACCTTCACAGTAGGGTTCTACCTGTCCCAATGGGTAACCTGCTAACCACTCTAACTGGGTGCTCACAGTACGCTGCAGACGGCTCTCTCATTCTGTCAACACTGGCATTCTTAAGCTACAGTACAAGGTCATTAATTTGACAATGGAAGGAATGCAGAGAGAGGGTCAAGGAGAACAGTTTATGGGGCCTTCTGTTCTGTAGTTTtaattccaggtagaaccctactGTGAAGGTTTGGCAACAACACTCACAGTGCATTGACTCACAAACACAGTCTCCCACAGTCTAAATAGATCAAAACAGTTTGCAAACTTGCTGTGGTAAGTTGTTTTGGATACATGCATTCAAGTCAGATGAACAGTGCACTACTATAAGGATGGAAGCCTGGAAAGTCAAAACAGAGAAGTTCATGACAAGTCTCCTCACTGGGCACACAATTGGGTAATATTTAGTACGTTGATTAATGAGATTCCAACCTattttcacccactcaaaaagacagccaaaggtttgttgaattcccaatgtgttatcaaTATTATTTTTAAACATCTAAAACAgaggttctttttttttttttttacataattgTTTTGGGGGGAATATTACTAACAACATATTAAATGACTTTTGGCCAAGGATCTGTGGAATAAGTTAAACGTGTgtaaaacaacacaatgtaaaattATGAATctacaatcaaatcaatcaaatcaaatccaatttgatttgtcacatgcttcgtaaacaacaggtgtggacgaacagtgaaatgcttacagtgTACGTTCTTAATACTGGGCAACATAGGCCTGGGAGACTCACAGTGttattggtatccacagtactccaccaattGTACATTTTTCTATTCAATAGCATTCCCCCCCAAAAGTGTTTTTATTTGacataaatgcactgtaatttaaaaCTGCAAAGTTTTCTCTCTGTGTTGAATTGCAGGATATTAGCTTTAGAGctgcaacaataaaaaaaaaaaaacatctgtcccatgacaaaatgtgtagaattacaggaaattagatCGAAAACTGCTGAACGTTCTCTCTGATGCCAAGAAGCAGGCCTTTTAAATGTTCTTTCCCTGGGCCCGAGACTTGGTTCATCCAGCCATGTACTGCAGACGTCATAGTAAAACTCCTTGTAGGCTGTTGTTAATAACGCACTCGAGTTGTGTTCTGATCACGAACGGGTCTCTGATGAATTTGCTAACACAAAAGGGGTCCCCCGGCCCCAAAAGGTTTGAGAACCCCTGATCTAAAAttacaaccaaattccaatgaaaAGATCAATGTCTTatatttggtttagttgtcacttaaaatgtgttatcactgcgctttcaaccatttaaaagcacattcaagttcaaatgggaatacaatgtgaGATGTTTGGTTTATTTCTACAACAAatgaatgtgttatcactgtgtttGATCTAACAGCATggccaaatgacctggattgcagtcagttgagattacattaaagtacatggtgcaaggGATCAATGCTGTTTGAGAGTCAATGCAGATTATTATAGCAGTAGTGAAGATTTCCACAGACCTGCAAACCTGAACATAAACGCTTTCTATTattacataagaagacatttattgttagagtaacctcaaaatgtggccactcattttaaggttgaagaaatattgttacattagtttgtaaaatAGCCTTCACATTAGGCTATTTGCTGtcttacaaaagtaatattgaattgtgttcggtagacaatgcaaccaaatatcaataTCATCTTCTGCATGGATAGCCCCATCGATGCCACTGAGCCTGGCTTTAATTCCAGCTTGTCTACAAATGaattaacaattgatatgttggattcacgttttcatttcaaccaaaaatctaaatacagtttgatttgatttaatctcTATTCTtgaacttttatttttggttgaatGGAGAAGTGAATCCAAGATATTTATTACTAGCATATTGGTAATAGACAGTGACAAATATTAAAGCTAAGCAGTGAtgggcttggttaaaactctGGATGGGAGACCTACgagattggatttgatttgatctacacctatgttattggtcacatgcagatgttattgcggatgaagcaaaatgcttgtgtttctagctccaacagtgcagtaatatctaacaatttcacaacaatacacaccaaTCTAAAGTAAAATGgaattaaaaatgtataaatatttggacgagcaatgtcagagcagcatagactaagatacagtagaaaagtatagaatacagtatatacatataagatgagtaatgcaaaatatgtaaacattatttaagtgactagtgttccttggttaaagtggccagtgatttcaagtccatGTACATAggacagcagcctctaaggtgctctccagcaggaggtgctgcccagactACTGCTTTCTATCTTATAGTGGATATTACGTCGAAGATGACGTTGTTTCAAAGGTGAAAAttaaacatattttatacaaggtttgtctatgttgaatatTGGTTACCATGATCatataatcctgtggttgaaatttcaccttcaaaacaacagtttacgctgacgacttttttcaaatccaatgtattttccacgtagaCAACaggtcacaatacgttgacaaattaagtggaaacaatgttgattcaaccagtttgtaaCCAGTGGGTCCTCTCTAGATCTATACCAGCCAACCTTGGCCATAGACTGAACCTTTGCTCCTCTCTGTTTATGGTGTCACACATCATCAGTGGCACTTCTCTATTTTCCATGAAGTTGTTCTCTGAATGTGTTTGACCCTGTGGATCTCATTCCTCTAGTTAACCAGGGCAGACAGggtcttcgtcccaaatggcaccctattccctacatacagtagagtactacgtttgaccagagccccatgtgCCCTGATCaaaactctggtcaaaagtagcacactacagagggaatagagtgccatttgggaaacatccTGGGTCTGGGAACTGTGCGTCAAAGCAAGCAGGTCACTGTTGCCAAAGCACAGGCTTGGTGGGCCACACAACACATCATAATCTCCTCATAAAGGTTCTGTATATCTCTCCTCACTTCCCTTCTAtccctcactctcactctctctcatccccaCTTCCAATTCCacttcatcctctcctccctttatCCTGTTCACCCCACATATCATTTTTCATTCCTTGACAGTGACATGACATTATCCtcaatccccctcctctctt
Above is a window of Salmo salar chromosome ssa03, Ssal_v3.1, whole genome shotgun sequence DNA encoding:
- the LOC106601002 gene encoding protein phosphatase 1 regulatory subunit 1B, which translates into the protein MDPSASDEVGDECKESRKIHFAVQSSAPTQLDPRQVEMIRRRRPTPATLFRVADQCSPEDDQSTHQWIVGENGVLKPKRVNPNVYQPPSLKAVQKMAEAHMQNLGVYPPLEDPFEGEEYDDYPCHEEREERFPTKAAATSTTDQSEKPDEEEEEKEEEKTEEKTEEKAKKVRKSVKF